A region from the Geobacter benzoatilyticus genome encodes:
- a CDS encoding SpoIIE family protein phosphatase, protein MANALRVLIIEDSEDDAFLLLRELKKGGYEVEYERVETSEAMMEAIVGSSWDIAISDYVLPRFSGLEALEIWRRSGFDAPFIVVSGKIGEDTAVGAMRAGANDYFIKGNISRLVPAIQRELKEAELRRKKREAEDALLTSELRYRRLVAAVTDYIYTVAVRDGKVVRTSHGPGCTAVTGYDPEELEDDPYLWYEMIHEEDRQRVAGESRRLLEGEYIPSMEHRIIHKDGSIRWVRNTIVPRYDETGELAAYDGLIADITERKSAEIELKLRSAALNAAANAIIISDPEGKVIWANPAFTLMTGYTPDEIIGRSLGILNSGVHGKEFYRDLWETIRAGKVWRGEMINRRKDGSLYPEEQTITPVMDENGTVRHYIAIKEDVTERKRAQEALLENARMSCDMELARQIQRSLLPAALPAARGVRCAGRWVPAAHVGGDYYDFFPRDDGSFDTVIADVSGHSVGAALIMTEARSVIRAQARSGGSPAVIVGSLNEILYEDLTRAELFTTLFYASYQPASRVLTYASAGHNPPLLCRASGEQCLELDAEGLILGVRLQETFEEREVRLEPGDILFLYTDGITESDNGSGELFGVERLGSLLRARCGEEPEAVIEAVLADLAAFTGGRPPADDICMVAVKIMPSSGSGSEGNCG, encoded by the coding sequence ATGGCAAATGCCCTCCGTGTTCTTATCATAGAAGATTCCGAAGATGATGCCTTCCTGCTCCTGCGCGAACTGAAAAAGGGGGGGTATGAGGTGGAGTACGAGCGGGTCGAGACCTCGGAGGCGATGATGGAGGCCATTGTCGGCAGCTCCTGGGACATCGCAATTTCCGATTACGTTCTGCCCCGATTCAGCGGGCTCGAAGCCCTTGAAATCTGGCGCCGGAGCGGTTTTGATGCCCCGTTTATTGTCGTTTCGGGAAAGATCGGCGAGGATACGGCTGTCGGGGCCATGCGGGCGGGGGCCAACGATTATTTCATCAAGGGGAATATCTCGCGGCTTGTGCCCGCCATCCAGCGGGAATTGAAGGAAGCGGAGTTGCGCCGGAAGAAGCGGGAGGCGGAGGATGCGCTACTTACCAGCGAACTGCGCTACCGCCGGCTCGTGGCGGCGGTTACCGATTACATCTATACCGTGGCGGTTCGCGACGGAAAAGTTGTGAGGACATCCCACGGCCCCGGCTGCACGGCGGTCACCGGTTACGATCCCGAGGAGTTGGAGGACGACCCGTACCTCTGGTACGAAATGATTCACGAAGAGGACCGGCAGCGGGTAGCCGGCGAATCCCGGCGGCTTCTGGAGGGGGAATACATCCCCTCCATGGAGCACCGCATCATCCATAAGGATGGATCGATACGCTGGGTCCGCAACACCATCGTTCCCCGCTATGACGAGACGGGAGAACTTGCGGCCTACGACGGCCTCATTGCCGACATCACAGAGCGCAAGTCTGCCGAAATCGAGCTGAAGCTGAGGAGCGCGGCGCTGAATGCGGCGGCAAATGCAATCATTATCAGTGATCCCGAGGGGAAAGTCATCTGGGCCAATCCCGCTTTCACGCTCATGACAGGCTACACTCCGGATGAGATCATTGGGCGCAGCCTCGGCATCCTCAACTCGGGAGTCCATGGCAAGGAGTTCTACCGGGATCTGTGGGAGACGATCCGGGCCGGAAAGGTATGGCGCGGCGAGATGATAAACCGCCGCAAGGACGGCTCACTCTACCCGGAAGAGCAGACCATCACTCCCGTAATGGACGAGAACGGGACGGTTCGGCACTATATAGCCATCAAGGAGGATGTGACCGAGCGCAAAAGGGCCCAGGAAGCGCTTCTGGAGAATGCCCGCATGTCCTGCGACATGGAGCTGGCCCGGCAGATACAGCGTTCCCTTCTGCCGGCGGCTCTTCCGGCCGCGCGGGGGGTGCGCTGTGCCGGGCGCTGGGTTCCCGCGGCTCACGTGGGGGGAGATTACTACGACTTCTTCCCGCGGGACGACGGCTCCTTTGACACGGTCATTGCCGATGTCTCCGGCCACAGCGTCGGCGCGGCGCTCATCATGACCGAGGCGCGGAGCGTTATCCGTGCCCAGGCCCGCTCCGGTGGCTCGCCCGCGGTCATTGTCGGCTCCCTCAATGAAATCCTCTATGAAGACCTCACCCGTGCGGAACTCTTCACTACCCTGTTCTATGCTTCCTACCAGCCTGCATCCCGCGTCCTCACCTATGCCAGCGCGGGGCACAATCCGCCCCTTCTCTGCCGTGCTTCCGGTGAGCAGTGCCTTGAACTGGATGCGGAAGGTCTCATTCTCGGGGTAAGGCTCCAGGAAACGTTCGAAGAGCGCGAGGTACGGCTGGAGCCGGGAGATATTCTTTTTCTCTACACCGACGGGATCACCGAATCCGACAACGGCAGCGGAGAGCTCTTCGGCGTGGAGCGTCTCGGGTCCCTCTTGAGGGCGCGTTGCGGTGAAGAGCCCGAGGCGGTTATAGAGGCCGTGCTGGCGGACCTAGCCGCGTTTACCGGCGGCAGGCCCCCTGCTGACGACATCTGCATGGTGGCGGTGAAAATCATGCCATCATCCGGCTCAGGATCAGAAGGAAATTGCGGGTGA
- a CDS encoding class I SAM-dependent methyltransferase, protein MKSRGLSGAVPLSHFFLRERLKTGDCAVDATCGNGHDTLLLAQLVGQGGRVWAFDVQENALVATEERLAGAGCLDRVVLVHSGHERLAEVVSEPVKAVVFNLGFLPGAPRETVTSSETTLAALEQAAELLLPGGIITLAVYTGHPGGAVEGRAVEAWAAALAPGRFNVWRCRQGNRSEVAPYLVVVERIPS, encoded by the coding sequence TTGAAGAGTCGAGGTTTGTCCGGTGCGGTGCCGTTGTCGCATTTTTTTCTCCGGGAGCGCCTGAAGACCGGGGACTGTGCCGTGGATGCCACCTGCGGCAACGGCCACGATACCCTTCTGCTGGCGCAGCTGGTGGGGCAGGGGGGGCGGGTCTGGGCCTTCGACGTTCAGGAAAATGCCCTTGTGGCTACGGAGGAGCGCCTCGCGGGGGCGGGGTGCCTTGATCGGGTTGTCCTGGTCCACAGCGGGCACGAGCGCCTGGCGGAAGTGGTCTCCGAACCGGTCAAGGCAGTGGTCTTCAACCTGGGGTTTCTCCCCGGCGCCCCAAGGGAAACGGTGACATCCTCCGAAACGACCCTTGCCGCCCTGGAGCAGGCCGCGGAGCTTCTGCTCCCCGGCGGAATCATTACCTTGGCGGTCTATACGGGGCATCCCGGCGGGGCCGTCGAGGGGCGTGCCGTCGAGGCCTGGGCCGCGGCACTTGCTCCCGGCAGGTTCAATGTCTGGCGCTGCCGCCAGGGGAACCGGTCCGAAGTGGCGCCGTATCTGGTGGTTGTCGAGCGGATCCCTTCGTAA
- a CDS encoding MMPL family transporter, which yields MQKRSDAKRFTGLFGFVARHPRLILAVALLLATLSVIYTKEQMKFLTGRDDLMPRNAQFQRDYRAIRAEFGDREEIVVVMESADAAAVSRFGERLYGKLASDPTRFREVFFPGGMPFFREHGLLLLPLEEIKSLRKNFTMAKPVLKELAAAPTVQTLFTHLTGRMDAYVDGGGKGGSAELTGLTFMLDKLGAGIDSFGGGKKGSFSLEEVFLGGDSALARAGRMQILTVRPVKEPGSFVPAVEAIGAVRKEVAALRALPEFTGVTVGLTGTPVLEYEEMATSERDITLATVLSLGLTVVLLLLAFRGILNVIAAMTALIVAICVSFGLATLVVGHLNILSMVFAVMLIGIGIEYGIQVVLRYQEELGLGAGELDAVAIGLNRNLRAIVMAAVTTAAAFFTFVFTDFRGVAELGVIASLGIGACVLVTFTVLPAFLVLLAPYRKRKEEEREARAATLLNRSPWVKGLERFLFGHPKTVVGITVILCAASLYPLMETRFDYNLMNLQAKGLEPVEYAYKLMRSQENSGYFAEVVASSATEARELTRRLETLPAVDHVVSIASFVPDDQEVKLAELAALRRELSDVKPVPYEEDLRVMELPSVFEDFRNSAERLKLHLEKEQKPEAKRVGVFLATLDRFFATLEKEKDRNALGMLRDFQGGMLASFPEKIGIFADSLDVTPVTEGEIPPQLRKIFVGKSGKYLLQVAPREEIFDRDPLERFLDQVRSVAPRANGEPVMVYESMTIMRDSYLRAFIYAFAAIVAILFVNFRSFTYTLVGLVPLVVGILLMVGGMRLFGISFNSANIIVMPLILGIAVDSGIYIINRFRREDGDAAAVIMSSTGLGVIYNTLTIMASFGALMVAHHQGVFSIGAVMSLGMVACQAAFVLVLPAVLTLVGKK from the coding sequence ATGCAGAAGCGCAGTGATGCCAAACGCTTTACAGGACTTTTCGGGTTTGTCGCCCGTCACCCGCGGCTAATTCTCGCGGTGGCGCTCCTCCTGGCGACCCTCTCGGTAATCTATACCAAGGAACAGATGAAGTTCCTTACGGGGCGCGATGATCTGATGCCCAGGAACGCCCAGTTCCAGCGGGATTACCGGGCCATCCGAGCCGAGTTCGGCGACCGTGAGGAGATTGTCGTCGTCATGGAAAGCGCCGATGCGGCCGCGGTCTCCCGGTTCGGGGAACGGCTCTACGGGAAGCTTGCCTCGGACCCCACCCGGTTCCGGGAGGTCTTTTTCCCCGGCGGCATGCCGTTCTTCCGGGAGCATGGCCTCCTTCTCTTGCCCCTTGAGGAAATCAAAAGCCTCCGGAAGAACTTTACCATGGCGAAGCCGGTTCTCAAGGAGCTGGCGGCAGCACCCACCGTACAGACCCTGTTTACCCACCTGACCGGCCGGATGGATGCCTACGTTGATGGGGGTGGGAAAGGGGGCAGCGCTGAACTGACAGGCCTCACCTTCATGCTCGACAAGCTGGGCGCCGGCATTGACTCCTTTGGCGGTGGCAAGAAGGGCTCCTTCTCCCTTGAGGAGGTATTTCTCGGGGGAGATTCTGCCCTGGCCCGGGCTGGTCGGATGCAGATTCTAACCGTAAGGCCGGTGAAGGAACCGGGGAGCTTCGTCCCCGCCGTGGAGGCCATCGGCGCGGTGCGCAAGGAAGTTGCCGCCCTTAGGGCTCTCCCCGAGTTCACCGGGGTCACGGTGGGGCTTACCGGTACGCCGGTCCTGGAATACGAGGAGATGGCCACCAGCGAGCGGGACATCACCCTGGCCACGGTCCTTTCCCTGGGGCTTACGGTGGTGCTCCTCCTTCTGGCGTTTCGGGGGATCCTCAACGTCATTGCGGCCATGACGGCCCTCATCGTGGCCATCTGCGTCTCCTTCGGCCTGGCGACCCTGGTTGTGGGGCACCTGAACATCCTTTCAATGGTGTTTGCCGTGATGCTGATCGGCATCGGCATTGAGTACGGCATCCAGGTGGTGCTCCGCTACCAGGAGGAGCTGGGGCTCGGGGCGGGAGAGCTGGATGCGGTCGCCATCGGCCTCAACCGCAACCTGCGGGCCATCGTTATGGCCGCCGTTACTACTGCGGCAGCCTTCTTTACCTTCGTATTCACCGACTTCCGCGGGGTCGCCGAACTGGGAGTCATCGCCTCGCTCGGGATTGGCGCGTGCGTGTTGGTAACCTTCACGGTCCTGCCGGCATTCCTGGTGCTTCTCGCTCCCTACCGCAAGAGAAAGGAGGAGGAGCGGGAGGCGCGGGCCGCCACTCTCCTCAACCGGTCCCCCTGGGTAAAGGGGCTGGAGCGGTTTCTCTTCGGGCATCCCAAAACGGTGGTCGGCATTACCGTTATCCTCTGCGCTGCGTCACTCTACCCCCTTATGGAAACCCGGTTCGACTACAACCTCATGAACCTTCAGGCCAAGGGGCTGGAACCGGTGGAGTACGCCTACAAGCTGATGCGCAGCCAGGAGAATTCCGGCTATTTTGCCGAGGTGGTGGCGTCGTCCGCCACGGAGGCGCGGGAGCTGACCCGGCGTCTCGAAACGCTTCCCGCCGTTGACCACGTGGTAAGCATCGCCAGCTTCGTTCCCGACGACCAGGAGGTGAAGCTGGCCGAGCTGGCGGCCCTGCGCCGGGAGTTGTCCGACGTTAAGCCGGTTCCCTACGAGGAGGACCTGCGGGTCATGGAGCTTCCCTCGGTCTTCGAGGATTTCCGCAACTCCGCGGAGCGGCTGAAGCTCCACCTGGAAAAGGAGCAGAAGCCGGAGGCGAAGCGGGTAGGCGTATTCCTGGCCACTCTGGACCGCTTCTTCGCCACCCTCGAGAAGGAGAAGGACAGAAACGCCCTCGGTATGCTCCGGGATTTCCAGGGGGGGATGCTCGCCTCTTTCCCGGAGAAAATCGGAATATTTGCTGACAGCCTCGACGTCACGCCGGTGACTGAAGGGGAGATTCCGCCCCAGCTGCGGAAGATCTTTGTGGGAAAAAGCGGGAAGTACCTCCTCCAGGTGGCGCCCCGTGAGGAGATTTTCGACCGGGACCCCCTGGAGCGTTTCCTGGACCAGGTGCGGAGCGTGGCGCCCCGGGCCAACGGCGAGCCGGTCATGGTTTACGAGTCCATGACCATCATGCGCGATTCGTATCTGCGGGCCTTCATCTATGCCTTTGCCGCCATTGTGGCGATCCTGTTCGTGAACTTCCGCAGCTTCACCTACACGCTCGTGGGGCTGGTTCCGCTTGTGGTGGGGATTCTCCTCATGGTGGGGGGGATGCGGCTGTTCGGCATCAGCTTCAATTCGGCCAACATCATTGTCATGCCCCTCATTCTCGGTATAGCAGTAGATTCCGGGATCTACATCATCAACCGTTTCCGCCGCGAAGACGGCGACGCCGCCGCGGTCATCATGAGCAGCACCGGCCTGGGGGTCATCTACAACACCTTGACCATCATGGCCAGCTTCGGCGCCCTCATGGTGGCTCACCACCAGGGGGTCTTTTCCATCGGCGCGGTCATGAGTCTCGGCATGGTCGCATGCCAGGCGGCCTTCGTCCTGGTGTTGCCGGCGGTGCTGACTCTGGTGGGAAAGAAGTGA
- the shc gene encoding squalene--hopene cyclase: MKISKHPISYALTSFNDAAKETEDAPQKKTVGKVHHLPASIWKKRDVEQTSPLDQTIERTQEFFLREQLPAGYWWAELESNVTITAEYIILFRFMGLVDRDKERKLANYILSKQTSEGYWCIWYGGPGDLSTTIEAYFALKLAGYPADHPAMVKARSFILEKGGILKSRVFTKIFLALFGEFSWLGVPSMPIEMMLLPNGFTFNLYEFSSWSRATIIPLSIVMAERPVRKLPPWARVQELYVRPPRPMDYTFTKEDGILTWKNIFIGIDHILKVYEASPIRPGMKKATGIAEQWILEHQEPTGDWGGIQPAMLNSVLALHCLGYANDHPAVAKGLQALANFCVESDDEIVLQSCISPVWDTALALMAMVDSEVPTDHPALVKAAQWLLDREIRKPGDWKIKAPELEPSGWAFEFQNDWYPDVDDSGIVMMAIKNVKVKDPKAKEETIRRGIAWCLGMQSKNGGWGAFDKDNTKHILNKIPFADLEALIDPPTADLTGRMLELMGTFGYPMDHPTAVRALQFVKENQEPDGPWWGRWGVNYIYGTWSVLCGLKAYGEDMGQPYIRKAVEWLISHQNPDGGWGESCESYCDPKLAGKGPSTASQTGWALLALLAAGEVDHPATARGIRYLIEAQRPDGTWDEDQFTGTGFPKYFMIKYHIYRNCFPLTALGRYRALKRQRG; encoded by the coding sequence ATGAAGATCTCGAAGCACCCCATTTCGTATGCACTTACTTCCTTCAACGACGCAGCGAAAGAGACGGAGGATGCACCGCAGAAAAAAACGGTCGGCAAGGTCCACCACCTTCCCGCCTCCATCTGGAAGAAGCGGGACGTGGAACAGACGAGCCCTCTCGACCAGACCATTGAACGGACGCAGGAGTTTTTCCTGCGGGAACAGCTACCTGCCGGCTACTGGTGGGCTGAGCTGGAGTCCAACGTCACCATAACCGCCGAGTACATAATCCTCTTTCGCTTCATGGGCCTGGTGGACCGGGACAAAGAGCGGAAGCTGGCCAACTACATCCTGTCCAAACAGACCAGTGAAGGATACTGGTGCATCTGGTACGGCGGGCCGGGCGACCTTTCCACCACCATAGAGGCATATTTTGCCCTGAAGCTTGCCGGCTATCCAGCCGACCATCCGGCCATGGTGAAGGCCCGTTCTTTCATTCTCGAAAAGGGAGGCATCCTCAAATCGCGGGTTTTCACCAAGATTTTCCTGGCCCTTTTCGGCGAGTTCTCATGGCTGGGGGTCCCCTCCATGCCCATTGAGATGATGCTCCTGCCCAACGGTTTCACGTTCAACCTGTATGAATTCTCCAGCTGGTCAAGGGCAACCATCATTCCGCTTTCCATAGTCATGGCCGAGCGGCCGGTGCGCAAGCTCCCCCCCTGGGCGCGGGTCCAGGAACTCTACGTGCGGCCGCCGCGCCCCATGGATTACACTTTCACCAAGGAAGACGGCATCCTCACCTGGAAGAACATCTTCATCGGAATCGACCATATCCTCAAGGTCTACGAGGCGAGCCCCATACGCCCCGGCATGAAAAAGGCCACGGGAATTGCCGAGCAGTGGATACTGGAGCACCAGGAACCCACCGGCGACTGGGGCGGCATCCAGCCGGCAATGCTCAATTCCGTTCTGGCGCTTCACTGTCTCGGCTACGCCAACGATCACCCGGCAGTGGCCAAGGGGCTCCAGGCCCTGGCCAATTTCTGCGTGGAGAGCGACGACGAAATTGTTCTCCAGTCCTGCATCTCGCCGGTGTGGGATACGGCACTGGCCCTCATGGCCATGGTGGACTCCGAGGTTCCCACGGATCACCCCGCCCTGGTAAAAGCCGCCCAGTGGCTCCTTGACCGGGAAATCCGCAAGCCGGGCGACTGGAAGATCAAGGCTCCGGAGCTGGAACCGAGCGGATGGGCCTTCGAGTTCCAGAACGACTGGTACCCCGACGTGGACGATTCCGGCATCGTCATGATGGCCATCAAGAACGTCAAGGTGAAAGACCCAAAGGCCAAAGAAGAGACCATCCGGCGCGGCATCGCCTGGTGCCTCGGCATGCAGAGCAAAAACGGCGGCTGGGGCGCCTTCGACAAGGACAACACCAAGCATATACTCAACAAAATTCCCTTTGCGGACCTGGAAGCCCTCATAGACCCCCCCACGGCTGACCTGACCGGCCGGATGCTGGAGCTCATGGGTACCTTCGGCTACCCCATGGACCATCCGACGGCAGTGCGGGCACTCCAGTTCGTCAAGGAGAACCAGGAGCCTGACGGTCCCTGGTGGGGCCGCTGGGGGGTCAATTACATCTACGGCACCTGGTCGGTGCTCTGCGGCCTCAAGGCCTACGGCGAAGACATGGGGCAACCGTACATCCGCAAGGCGGTGGAGTGGCTAATTTCCCACCAGAACCCCGACGGCGGCTGGGGAGAATCCTGCGAATCGTACTGCGATCCGAAGCTGGCCGGAAAAGGCCCCAGCACGGCCTCCCAAACAGGTTGGGCCCTCCTTGCCCTGCTGGCAGCCGGAGAGGTCGACCACCCGGCCACGGCCCGGGGCATCAGGTACCTGATCGAGGCCCAGAGGCCCGACGGGACCTGGGACGAGGACCAGTTCACCGGAACAGGCTTCCCCAAGTATTTCATGATCAAGTACCATATTTACCGGAACTGTTTCCCCCTCACGGCTCTGGGACGTTACCGGGCACTGAAGAGACAAAGGGGATAA
- the hpnA gene encoding hopanoid-associated sugar epimerase, with product MKVFVTGATGFIGASIVRELLKDGCHVRVLARPDSDRRNLNDLDVEVCEGDLRAPESLDGGIKGCEVLYHAAADYRLWTHTPAAMYAANVEGTRHILEAALRHGLSRVVYTSSVGTLGNPGNGTPGTETTPVGFSDMVGHYKKSKFLAEREAEKFLSRGLPLVIVNPSTPVGPRDLKPTPTGKIIVDFLNRAMPAYLDTGLNIIDVEDCARGHILAARHGRIGEKYILGNENLTLRQIFEMLETVTGLSAPKVRLPYTPILMAAYVNEALSRLTGREPLIPLAGVQMARKFMYFDSSKAEKELGLPRRPAAEALGRAVDWFRANGYVR from the coding sequence ATGAAGGTTTTCGTCACCGGCGCAACCGGTTTCATAGGCGCAAGCATTGTCAGGGAACTGTTGAAGGATGGCTGCCATGTCCGGGTACTGGCTCGACCCGACTCAGACCGGCGCAACCTCAATGACCTAGATGTGGAGGTGTGCGAGGGAGATCTCCGCGCCCCCGAATCCCTTGACGGGGGCATCAAAGGCTGCGAGGTTCTCTATCACGCCGCGGCCGACTACCGCCTCTGGACCCATACCCCTGCCGCCATGTACGCCGCCAACGTGGAGGGGACCCGCCACATCCTGGAAGCAGCCTTGAGGCACGGACTGTCCCGCGTGGTCTACACGAGCAGCGTCGGCACCCTGGGAAATCCCGGCAACGGCACCCCTGGCACGGAAACTACGCCCGTTGGCTTCTCTGACATGGTGGGCCATTACAAAAAAAGCAAATTCCTGGCGGAGCGGGAGGCCGAGAAGTTCCTGTCACGGGGGCTACCCCTCGTCATTGTCAATCCCTCGACCCCCGTCGGTCCCCGTGATCTGAAACCGACCCCCACCGGAAAGATCATCGTTGATTTCCTCAACCGGGCCATGCCCGCCTACCTGGACACGGGACTCAACATCATCGACGTGGAGGACTGCGCCCGGGGGCATATCCTGGCAGCCAGGCACGGCAGGATCGGCGAGAAGTACATCCTCGGCAACGAGAACCTGACGCTGCGGCAGATCTTCGAGATGCTCGAAACGGTCACCGGGCTTTCCGCGCCGAAGGTGCGGCTACCCTATACGCCGATCCTCATGGCAGCCTATGTGAACGAAGCGCTGTCGCGGCTCACCGGCAGGGAACCCCTCATTCCGCTGGCAGGGGTGCAGATGGCCAGAAAGTTCATGTATTTCGATTCGTCCAAGGCGGAGAAGGAGCTGGGGCTTCCCCGGCGTCCGGCCGCCGAAGCCCTTGGCCGCGCGGTGGATTGGTTCCGCGCCAACGGGTATGTGAGATAA
- the dxs gene encoding 1-deoxy-D-xylulose-5-phosphate synthase: MYKLLDTINNPADLKNIPRQELPELAAEIRRFLIETVAQTGGHLASNLGAVELSIALHYCFDSPADKLIWDVGHQAYTHKILTGRRDSFHTQRQYQGISGFPKRSESPHDAFGAGHSSTSISAGLGMAAAQDLKESGNRAIAVIGDGSLTGGMAYEALNQAGHLKKNLIVVLNDNEMSIAKNVGAFSSFVSRKMTGSDFRKLKKEMQGLLESIPAIGKDILHFARRAENSLKGFLTPGMLFEALGFDYVGPIPGHDLPQLLEVFENVKGIEGPVLVHVMTTKGKGYQPAEENPDVFHGVGPFDVATGKTTGGKPGAASYTGVFGAALVKLAEEDEKIIAITAAMPDGTGLTPFAKRFPERFFDVGIAEQHGLTFAAGLAADGFRPVAAIYSTFLQRAYDQIFHDVCLQKLPVTMALDRAGLVGDDGPTHHGTFDLSYLRHLPEITLMAPKDENELQHMLKTAIYAGRPVALRYPRGAGYGIPLDQELQALEIGRGELLSQGDDLAIVAIGATVYPALEAAKLLEAKGIRATVVNARFVKPLDRELILGVARQTGCIITVEENALQGGFGSAILELLADEGMTGVRVKRIGIPDRYIEQGPQPRLRANLGLDGTGIAATAEAFLTAKGQSALSLVK; this comes from the coding sequence ATGTACAAGCTGCTCGACACCATAAACAACCCGGCCGACCTCAAGAATATTCCCCGCCAGGAGCTTCCGGAGCTGGCCGCCGAAATTCGCCGGTTTCTCATTGAGACAGTCGCGCAAACCGGCGGCCATCTGGCCTCGAACCTGGGAGCCGTGGAACTGTCCATCGCCCTCCACTACTGTTTCGACTCTCCCGCCGACAAGCTGATATGGGATGTGGGGCACCAGGCATACACCCACAAGATCCTCACGGGTCGGCGCGACAGCTTCCACACCCAGCGCCAGTACCAGGGAATCAGCGGCTTCCCCAAGCGGAGCGAATCCCCCCATGACGCCTTCGGCGCCGGGCACTCCTCCACTTCCATCTCGGCGGGGCTCGGCATGGCGGCCGCCCAGGATCTGAAAGAGAGCGGCAACCGGGCCATCGCAGTGATCGGCGACGGGTCGCTGACCGGCGGCATGGCGTACGAGGCCCTCAACCAGGCGGGGCACCTGAAGAAAAACCTGATTGTCGTCCTGAACGACAACGAGATGTCCATCGCCAAGAACGTGGGAGCCTTCTCCTCCTTCGTCTCCCGCAAAATGACCGGCAGCGACTTCCGCAAGCTCAAGAAGGAGATGCAGGGGCTCCTGGAATCAATCCCGGCCATCGGCAAGGACATCCTCCACTTCGCCCGCCGCGCCGAAAACTCCCTCAAAGGCTTCCTCACGCCGGGGATGCTCTTCGAGGCGCTGGGCTTCGATTATGTCGGCCCGATTCCGGGCCACGACCTCCCGCAACTGCTGGAGGTGTTCGAGAATGTCAAGGGGATTGAAGGGCCGGTGCTGGTCCATGTCATGACCACCAAGGGGAAGGGGTATCAGCCGGCGGAGGAGAACCCCGACGTCTTCCACGGAGTCGGCCCCTTCGACGTGGCCACCGGCAAGACGACCGGCGGCAAGCCGGGCGCGGCATCCTACACCGGCGTATTCGGTGCGGCGCTCGTGAAACTGGCAGAAGAGGATGAGAAGATCATCGCCATTACCGCGGCCATGCCCGACGGCACCGGACTCACCCCCTTCGCCAAGCGTTTTCCGGAGCGCTTCTTCGACGTGGGTATCGCCGAGCAGCACGGGCTCACTTTTGCGGCCGGCCTTGCCGCCGACGGTTTCCGTCCCGTGGCGGCCATCTACTCCACCTTCCTCCAGCGGGCCTACGACCAGATATTCCACGATGTCTGTCTCCAGAAGCTTCCGGTGACCATGGCCCTGGATCGTGCCGGACTCGTGGGGGACGACGGCCCGACCCACCACGGGACCTTCGACCTCTCCTATCTGCGGCACCTGCCGGAGATCACCCTCATGGCCCCCAAAGATGAGAACGAACTCCAGCACATGCTGAAGACCGCCATCTATGCCGGCCGTCCCGTGGCACTGCGCTACCCCAGGGGTGCCGGCTACGGAATCCCCCTCGACCAGGAGTTGCAGGCCCTGGAGATCGGCCGGGGTGAGCTTCTGTCCCAGGGGGACGATCTCGCCATCGTCGCCATCGGCGCCACCGTCTACCCCGCCCTGGAGGCGGCAAAGCTCCTGGAGGCCAAGGGCATCCGGGCCACGGTGGTCAACGCCCGCTTCGTGAAACCCCTTGACCGGGAGCTCATCCTTGGCGTGGCCCGGCAGACCGGCTGCATTATCACTGTGGAAGAAAACGCCCTTCAGGGAGGTTTCGGAAGCGCTATTCTGGAACTGCTGGCCGACGAAGGGATGACCGGCGTGCGGGTCAAGCGTATCGGCATCCCCGACCGCTACATCGAGCAGGGTCCGCAACCACGGCTTCGCGCCAACCTGGGGCTCGACGGAACCGGCATCGCCGCCACGGCCGAGGCATTTCTGACGGCAAAGGGGCAATCGGCGCTGTCGCTGGTTAAATAA